The Deinococcus humi genome has a segment encoding these proteins:
- a CDS encoding GGDEF domain-containing protein, whose amino-acid sequence MERRTDSLQQRLLKSQQYVIYAASLTYVLFVLLVSLVNPASSGPQTFLLPRFGLALLLILTSLAVWAMPQSMRWIYLTAYLGCLLAVMTEIPRVLGADQSVLQLFLWQSVSVLISFLILGSRWGLGANVLTLLTILGSLMLRGPFSMAQLADWLTVCLTLTITTYVSYLVVTFIEGNLLTHEQDQGKLLAARQDALTMVYGRGAIEEELERAMSYSRQHNTPMSVIVTDIDHFKSVNDLYGHATGDDVLRAVAKRLRRAVGSSGGMVGRWGGEEFIVLLPGLAKPEALVIAERLRREISGQPLADLDITASFGVASYRGAYDTADQLFGRADQAMYEAKNLGRNAVR is encoded by the coding sequence ATGGAGAGGCGCACAGATTCACTACAACAGCGGCTGCTGAAAAGTCAGCAGTACGTGATTTACGCCGCCAGCCTGACCTACGTGCTGTTCGTTCTGTTGGTGTCGCTGGTCAACCCTGCCAGTTCAGGTCCCCAGACGTTTCTGCTGCCGAGGTTCGGTCTCGCGCTGCTGTTGATACTGACCTCGCTGGCGGTGTGGGCGATGCCGCAGAGCATGCGCTGGATCTACCTGACGGCTTACCTCGGTTGCCTGCTGGCTGTGATGACCGAGATTCCGCGGGTGCTGGGTGCCGATCAGAGTGTGCTGCAGCTGTTCTTGTGGCAGAGCGTCAGCGTGCTGATCTCGTTCCTGATCCTGGGGTCGCGCTGGGGCCTGGGGGCCAACGTGTTGACCCTGCTGACCATCCTGGGTTCCCTGATGCTGCGTGGGCCGTTTTCCATGGCCCAGCTGGCCGACTGGCTGACGGTCTGCCTGACCCTGACGATCACCACCTACGTGTCGTATCTGGTTGTGACCTTTATTGAGGGAAACCTGCTGACCCACGAGCAGGATCAGGGCAAGCTGCTGGCGGCGCGGCAGGACGCCCTGACCATGGTGTATGGCCGCGGCGCCATCGAGGAGGAACTGGAGCGGGCCATGTCGTATTCCCGGCAGCACAACACGCCCATGAGCGTAATCGTGACCGACATTGACCACTTCAAGAGCGTCAACGACCTGTACGGTCACGCCACTGGCGACGATGTGCTGCGGGCGGTGGCCAAGCGCCTGCGCCGTGCGGTGGGCAGCAGCGGCGGCATGGTGGGGCGCTGGGGGGGCGAGGAATTCATCGTGCTGCTGCCGGGCCTCGCCAAGCCCGAGGCACTGGTGATCGCCGAGCGGCTCAGACGCGAGATCTCGGGTCAGCCGCTGGCGGATCTGGACATCACGGCCAGTTTCGGTGTGGCCTCGTACCGGGGAGCCTACGACACCGCCGATCAGCTGTTCGGACGTGCCGACCAGGCGATGTACGAGGCCAAGAATCTGGGCCGCAACGCCGTTCGCTGA
- a CDS encoding DUF4097 family beta strand repeat-containing protein, which produces MTVSPGTRPLLPVLARMALGLLLAGAGALLAWQGVTVKPTPGMGTETTPLSVALDGPLPNDLARTAELKIDGDRTNLSVGALPAGSALVVGGQVTHRARNPVQLSVSRTNGQPGSQLNFGLTMRVQSLDRPGVTVAYPEPVQHVIALKATRSIPLTLSTRTVGGDQTLDLSTLRLRALNVRSVSGDQLVTLPARAGGPFALVSTSGSIGVTAPAGASPEAVRVNTVSGALTLNLAAATTGTLGAGAASGDVALTLPASFSRGTVTTASGDVTVNAPAGTHGNLDIRTQSGDVTLRAAPGLRLRVRFTDRETLSLPAAQLPASAPDLDVFIDAPGDHFKLESLP; this is translated from the coding sequence ATGACGGTCAGCCCCGGCACCCGCCCCCTTCTCCCGGTACTCGCGCGCATGGCGCTGGGTCTGCTGCTGGCCGGGGCCGGCGCACTGCTGGCCTGGCAGGGCGTGACGGTCAAGCCCACCCCCGGCATGGGCACCGAGACCACCCCGCTGAGCGTGGCGCTGGACGGCCCCCTCCCCAACGATCTGGCACGGACGGCAGAGCTGAAGATCGACGGGGACCGCACCAACCTCAGCGTGGGGGCGCTGCCCGCCGGAAGCGCACTTGTGGTGGGCGGACAGGTCACCCACCGCGCCCGCAATCCGGTACAGCTCAGCGTCAGCCGGACCAACGGACAGCCGGGCAGTCAACTGAACTTTGGGCTGACCATGCGGGTCCAGTCGCTGGATCGCCCCGGCGTGACTGTGGCCTACCCCGAACCCGTGCAGCACGTCATTGCTTTGAAAGCAACGCGCAGTATTCCGCTGACCTTGAGCACCCGCACCGTGGGCGGCGACCAGACGCTTGACCTCTCAACGCTGCGCCTGCGGGCGCTGAATGTCCGCAGCGTCAGTGGCGATCAGCTCGTGACCCTGCCCGCGCGGGCGGGGGGCCCCTTCGCGCTGGTCAGCACGTCCGGGAGTATTGGCGTCACCGCCCCCGCGGGCGCGTCACCGGAAGCGGTGCGCGTCAACACGGTCAGCGGCGCCCTGACGCTGAATCTGGCCGCGGCCACCACCGGCACGCTGGGCGCCGGCGCCGCCAGCGGGGACGTGGCCCTGACCTTGCCCGCCAGCTTCTCGCGTGGCACGGTGACCACCGCCAGCGGCGACGTGACGGTGAACGCTCCGGCAGGCACGCATGGCAATCTGGACATCCGCACCCAGAGCGGCGACGTGACCCTGCGCGCCGCCCCTGGCCTGCGCCTGCGCGTGCGTTTCACAGACCGCGAAACCCTGAGCCTGCCCGCCGCCCAGCTGCCCGCCAGCGCCCCTGATCTGGACGTGTTCATCGACGCGCCGGGCGACCATTTCAAGCTCGAATCCCTGCCCTGA
- a CDS encoding aldo/keto reductase, whose protein sequence is MEYRELKGTDLTLSAVGFGVWTVGTTWWGVKDEGVGKRLLREAYDVGVTFFDNADTYASGRAEEMQREALGDVREKIVIGTKFGYDIYNNPDRPGQQERPHDWSPAYLRKALEGSLKRLGTDYIDFYQLHNPRVDAIALDDLWAELDKLKDEGLIRAYGTALGPALNERQIEEGIASVRDRRAPTQIIYNLLEQVLGEAILPVAEAEGVSVVARVPHASGLLEGYMTLETEFEPGDHRNWRMTTNARKKAWMEDGLKKVEDLQQFVKGRTIGQLAIQFALQSPMMASVLPNIYDEKGLREYVATFEAAPLTAGEYDAIQTLYRANFGLTHDLRGQAVAQ, encoded by the coding sequence ATGGAATACCGCGAATTAAAAGGCACAGACCTGACCCTCAGTGCCGTGGGCTTCGGCGTGTGGACAGTGGGGACGACATGGTGGGGCGTCAAGGACGAAGGCGTGGGCAAACGACTGCTGCGCGAGGCCTATGACGTGGGTGTGACCTTCTTCGACAATGCCGACACCTACGCCTCGGGCCGCGCTGAGGAGATGCAGCGCGAGGCCCTGGGCGACGTGCGCGAAAAGATCGTGATCGGCACCAAGTTCGGCTACGACATCTACAACAACCCGGACCGTCCGGGGCAGCAGGAGCGCCCGCACGACTGGTCTCCCGCCTACCTGCGTAAGGCGCTGGAAGGCAGCCTGAAGCGGCTGGGTACTGATTACATCGACTTTTATCAGCTGCACAACCCGCGCGTGGACGCGATTGCGCTTGACGACTTGTGGGCCGAACTGGACAAGCTGAAGGATGAGGGACTGATCCGCGCTTACGGCACCGCGCTGGGGCCGGCCCTGAACGAGCGACAGATCGAGGAAGGCATCGCCTCTGTACGCGACCGCCGCGCCCCCACCCAGATCATCTACAACCTGCTGGAACAGGTGCTGGGCGAAGCCATTCTGCCGGTGGCGGAAGCAGAGGGTGTGAGTGTCGTGGCCCGCGTGCCACACGCTTCCGGGCTGCTGGAGGGTTACATGACGCTGGAAACCGAGTTCGAGCCGGGCGACCACCGCAACTGGCGCATGACCACCAACGCACGCAAGAAGGCGTGGATGGAGGACGGCCTGAAAAAGGTGGAAGACCTGCAGCAGTTCGTCAAGGGCCGCACTATCGGTCAGCTCGCCATTCAGTTCGCGCTGCAATCGCCGATGATGGCCTCGGTCCTGCCCAACATCTATGACGAGAAGGGCCTGCGGGAATACGTCGCCACCTTTGAGGCCGCCCCCCTGACGGCTGGGGAGTACGACGCCATCCAGACCCTCTACCGCGCCAACTTCGGCCTGACCCATGACCTGCGCGGCCAGGCGGTGGCCCAGTGA
- a CDS encoding VOC family protein, producing MLKHVSFITADLDAVLAFYERLGGVAEKNLTTAEGHRRAVLRLDSDSDRQDGGGGRLQFFQVAGELPNSHAHWAEHIALFVTDLRALLPILRAAGVTVSRDLTPSPSGRDMAFVLDPDGRQVELLEAGATRN from the coding sequence ATGCTCAAACATGTGTCGTTCATCACCGCTGATCTGGACGCTGTCCTGGCCTTCTATGAACGGCTGGGCGGCGTGGCCGAGAAGAACCTGACCACCGCAGAGGGCCACCGGCGCGCGGTCCTGCGCCTGGACAGTGACTCAGACCGCCAGGATGGGGGGGGAGGCCGCCTCCAGTTCTTCCAGGTAGCAGGCGAGTTGCCGAATTCGCACGCCCACTGGGCCGAACATATCGCGCTGTTCGTGACAGACCTGCGCGCGCTGCTTCCCATCCTGCGGGCGGCGGGCGTGACGGTCAGCCGGGACCTGACCCCCAGCCCCAGCGGACGGGATATGGCCTTCGTGCTCGACCCTGACGGGCGGCAGGTCGAGTTGCTGGAGGCCGGCGCGACGCGGAACTGA
- a CDS encoding NPCBM/NEW2 domain-containing protein codes for MTRKFASLTAGVSLLLLAACSQTPAPTAGNPAPLPADSPYANGAQYPWSDRLDSAAADPYADGRSYDWASPTAASGLNPQALGSGQNFLSDLQWTSATSGWGPIERDRSNGEQGQKDGTTLKVGGRSFAKGLGVHAASEIKYALGGQCNTFTAFVGIDEEVRGLGSAQFKVFGDDTLLFDSGLRRGRDLSLPVNVSVAGVKELRLVVSDGGDNNYYDHADWGEAAVECAAAQPVGDVVLSALPYVSATNGYGPVEFDRSNGEKAQFDGKPLTIGGQVFAKGLGMHASSNFAAALNYDLGGACTTLTASIGIDDEVGDRGSVVFQVYGDGKKLFDSGVVRGSEAARSIAVDVKKVKALKLALRDAGDTMNYDHADWADARLKCGLGTGGQPGALDPSFGSGGRVNAGGVDVVAEDGGVVVVLDSNFKVTRLSPSGTVLAQSALMSGGVARAIGRQTDGKLVVVGQINDEMAAVRYLSNLTLDSSFGVGGVVRLTLSQPGDLISNNDGVTSGSGARDVVLQPDGKIVLGGYAARRFDAPDSPFTALDFALVRLQEDGTPDPGFGQAGRVFTAFETLPGFDFTSYSNDDIYGLALQSDGRIVAAGLSESGGASPAILARYLPNGQLDASFSGDGIALGGDSGYAVFRTLAIGPDGQIVAGGADARFFTSPFLQQFGPDGTGGVSVKFQFTDAGNPDFQRAIVTSLVPESDGSIVVGGYQEADIYLARFTSTLTRDTSFGTLPEGAVRLGTGNLVSLTTSTDGKIVATTVTEFVEGTPGQGTYRLFP; via the coding sequence ATGACTCGAAAGTTTGCTTCCCTGACGGCTGGCGTGTCCCTGCTTTTGCTGGCGGCCTGCTCGCAGACGCCGGCCCCCACCGCCGGCAACCCTGCACCCCTGCCCGCCGACAGTCCCTACGCCAATGGCGCGCAGTATCCCTGGAGTGACCGGCTGGACAGTGCGGCTGCAGACCCCTACGCCGACGGACGCAGCTACGACTGGGCCTCGCCCACCGCCGCCTCCGGCCTGAATCCGCAGGCGCTGGGCAGCGGCCAGAACTTCCTGTCCGATCTCCAATGGACTTCCGCCACCAGCGGCTGGGGCCCCATCGAACGGGACCGCAGCAACGGTGAACAGGGCCAGAAGGATGGGACTACCCTCAAGGTTGGGGGACGTAGCTTCGCCAAGGGGCTCGGGGTCCACGCCGCCTCGGAGATCAAGTACGCGCTGGGCGGGCAGTGCAATACCTTCACGGCCTTCGTGGGCATCGATGAGGAGGTCCGGGGGCTGGGCAGCGCCCAGTTCAAGGTGTTCGGCGACGACACACTGTTGTTCGACAGCGGGCTGCGCCGCGGCCGAGACCTGAGCCTGCCGGTGAACGTCAGCGTGGCCGGCGTCAAGGAATTGAGGTTGGTGGTCTCGGACGGCGGGGACAACAACTACTACGATCACGCCGACTGGGGTGAGGCGGCGGTGGAATGCGCGGCGGCGCAGCCAGTCGGCGACGTTGTGCTGAGTGCGCTGCCCTATGTCTCGGCCACCAATGGCTACGGGCCGGTGGAATTCGATCGCAGCAACGGCGAAAAGGCGCAGTTTGACGGCAAGCCACTGACCATCGGTGGACAGGTCTTCGCTAAGGGACTGGGCATGCATGCCTCGTCCAACTTTGCCGCTGCTCTGAACTATGACCTGGGGGGTGCGTGCACCACCCTGACGGCGAGCATCGGCATCGACGACGAGGTGGGGGACCGGGGCAGCGTGGTGTTTCAGGTCTACGGTGACGGCAAAAAGCTGTTTGACAGTGGTGTGGTGCGGGGCAGCGAGGCGGCCCGGAGCATTGCCGTAGACGTGAAGAAGGTCAAGGCGCTCAAGCTGGCCCTGCGCGATGCAGGCGACACCATGAACTACGATCACGCCGACTGGGCCGACGCCCGGCTGAAGTGCGGGCTGGGCACAGGCGGTCAGCCCGGCGCCCTCGACCCCTCCTTCGGCAGCGGGGGGCGTGTCAATGCGGGCGGTGTCGACGTGGTGGCCGAGGACGGCGGAGTGGTGGTCGTGCTCGACAGCAATTTCAAGGTGACCCGGCTGTCGCCCTCCGGCACGGTTCTGGCCCAGAGTGCCCTGATGTCCGGTGGAGTTGCCAGGGCCATTGGCCGGCAGACCGATGGCAAACTTGTCGTCGTGGGCCAGATCAACGATGAGATGGCCGCCGTGCGCTACCTGAGCAACCTGACTCTGGACTCCAGTTTCGGCGTGGGCGGCGTGGTGAGGCTGACGCTGAGCCAGCCGGGCGACCTCATCAGCAACAACGATGGCGTCACCTCGGGGTCAGGGGCCAGGGACGTCGTCCTTCAACCGGACGGCAAGATCGTGTTGGGAGGCTACGCTGCGCGGCGGTTTGACGCGCCTGACTCGCCATTCACGGCCCTGGACTTCGCCCTGGTCCGGCTGCAGGAGGACGGCACCCCTGACCCTGGGTTCGGTCAGGCGGGCAGGGTCTTTACCGCGTTCGAGACTCTGCCCGGCTTCGACTTCACCTCGTATTCCAACGACGACATCTACGGCCTCGCCCTCCAGTCCGACGGCAGGATCGTGGCGGCGGGACTGTCCGAATCTGGAGGAGCCAGCCCCGCGATCCTGGCCCGCTACCTGCCTAACGGGCAACTCGACGCCTCATTTTCCGGCGACGGTATTGCGCTAGGCGGCGACAGCGGGTACGCCGTCTTCCGTACCCTCGCCATCGGGCCGGACGGTCAGATCGTCGCGGGCGGCGCGGACGCGCGCTTCTTTACCTCTCCGTTTCTCCAGCAGTTCGGCCCGGACGGAACAGGTGGGGTGAGCGTCAAATTTCAGTTTACCGACGCGGGAAACCCGGACTTTCAGCGGGCCATCGTCACCTCGCTGGTTCCAGAAAGTGACGGCAGCATTGTGGTGGGCGGCTACCAGGAAGCCGACATCTACCTTGCCCGCTTCACGTCCACGCTGACGCGGGACACCTCGTTCGGGACCCTCCCTGAGGGCGCAGTCCGGCTCGGCACGGGCAACCTCGTCTCGCTCACCACCAGCACTGACGGCAAGATTGTCGCGACCACCGTCACGGAGTTCGTTGAAGGTACGCCCGGGCAGGGCACCTATCGCCTGTTCCCCTGA
- a CDS encoding chlorite dismutase family protein, translated as MMVDLDPSGQVTGREGDRSNRQFMNYAFFKLDPAFRRLPQAERDEIRAEFQAAAEGWVADAPAAKGLIQRPYSLVGVRGDVDFMLWRIAFDVREFQEAQARLNRTRLMGYLTQPYNFVSMNKRSQYVNRVEGSGHGLEVLPGQGQFLFIYPFVKTRAWYDLTPHSRQGMMDEHIHASAPFKGVRINTSYSYGIDDQEFVVSFDSDYPQEFVDLVHRLRYTEASMYTLQDTPMFTCVKKELAEVLTDLG; from the coding sequence ATGATGGTGGACCTTGACCCTAGCGGGCAGGTGACTGGCCGTGAGGGTGACCGCAGCAACCGGCAATTCATGAACTACGCCTTTTTCAAGTTGGACCCGGCCTTCCGCCGACTGCCACAGGCCGAACGCGACGAGATCAGGGCCGAGTTCCAGGCTGCCGCCGAGGGCTGGGTTGCTGACGCCCCCGCCGCAAAAGGCCTGATCCAGCGCCCCTACTCCCTGGTGGGTGTCCGCGGCGACGTGGACTTCATGCTGTGGCGCATCGCTTTCGACGTGCGCGAGTTTCAGGAGGCGCAGGCCCGCCTCAACCGCACCCGTCTGATGGGTTACCTGACGCAACCGTACAACTTCGTGTCCATGAACAAGCGCAGCCAGTACGTCAACCGTGTGGAGGGCAGCGGACATGGCCTGGAAGTGCTGCCGGGCCAGGGACAGTTCCTGTTCATCTACCCCTTCGTGAAAACGCGGGCGTGGTATGACCTGACGCCGCACAGCCGCCAGGGCATGATGGACGAGCACATCCACGCCTCGGCCCCGTTCAAGGGGGTGCGGATCAACACCTCGTACAGCTACGGCATCGACGATCAGGAGTTCGTGGTGTCTTTCGACAGCGACTACCCGCAGGAATTCGTCGATCTGGTGCACCGCCTGCGCTACACCGAGGCCAGCATGTACACCCTGCAGGACACGCCGATGTTCACGTGTGTCAAGAAGGAACTGGCGGAGGTTCTGACGGATTTGGGGTGA
- a CDS encoding NPCBM/NEW2 domain-containing protein, whose translation MPTPSVPLLLGCAALMLVACSPKPAPAPSKPPPEVSQPAKDPYAGGQQYPWSDQLDTHEADPYADGRRYPWTSPTAASGLETHSPEDSQNFLSRLPWTSATNGWGPVERDRSNGWQNPGDGAPLNIAGRRFTRGLGVHAASEIRYALGGQCSTFTAFVGVDDEVGGRGSVRFRVFGDAVLLFDSGVRRGGERSLPVNVGVAGVRELRLVVSDGSDDNTYDHADWGDAALTCAATPPDTDVFLSDLAYVSASNGWGPVELDRSNGQQGLRDGGTLSLRGQTFDRGLGVHAPSTLEYDLGRACTAFSAHLGLDDEAGGRGSVEFQVFGDGKKLYDSGVVRGDAPVQLAGVDVTGVQALKLVVTNGGDDINDDHADWAGARLRCGLSTTGTPGTLDPDFGNGGRADAGGVDVVTEDDGALVVLDANFGVTRLSKSGVVLAQGAATLDGEASALARQPDGGLIAVGHSDGQITALRYRQDLTLDPTFGQGGVVRLSLGTPGHSADSDSVRSAATDVAVQPDGKIVLVGYAARPYSPFPDVTLSDDDFAVVRLDSGGTPDSSFGQGGVTITALNGQLGAMEESSDRLYSMVLQPDGRIVVAGEAHYDANNYSAVVARYLNNGTLDPAFAQDGVAYGDLGERNTFHAVALAPDGSIVAGGGTRRFFTSALLQRFSADGVAGPAVHFQFKEPENPLAYQTVVTTLLTREDGSVILGGYEDGDTYVSRFDQTLTQDPTFGNAPQGNLRVSPGLVIALTRAAGRSFIATTAQATATGTEGRGTLRLFY comes from the coding sequence ATGCCGACCCCGTCTGTCCCACTGCTGCTCGGCTGCGCCGCCCTGATGCTGGTGGCCTGTTCGCCAAAGCCCGCCCCAGCACCGTCCAAACCACCACCGGAAGTCAGCCAGCCCGCAAAGGACCCCTACGCGGGCGGCCAGCAGTATCCCTGGAGTGACCAGTTAGACACCCACGAGGCCGATCCCTATGCGGACGGACGACGTTACCCCTGGACTTCACCCACGGCGGCGTCGGGCCTGGAAACCCACTCCCCGGAAGACAGCCAGAACTTCCTGTCCAGGCTGCCGTGGACGTCTGCCACCAACGGCTGGGGGCCGGTGGAGCGGGACCGCAGCAACGGCTGGCAAAATCCTGGGGACGGTGCCCCGCTGAACATCGCTGGACGTCGCTTCACCAGAGGGCTGGGGGTCCATGCTGCTTCCGAGATCAGGTACGCGCTGGGGGGGCAATGCTCCACCTTCACGGCCTTTGTGGGCGTCGACGACGAGGTCGGCGGACGGGGCAGCGTGCGCTTCAGGGTTTTCGGCGACGCCGTGCTGCTGTTCGACAGTGGCGTCCGCCGCGGTGGCGAGCGGAGCCTGCCCGTCAACGTGGGCGTGGCCGGGGTCAGGGAACTGCGCCTCGTGGTCAGCGACGGAAGCGACGACAACACCTACGATCACGCCGACTGGGGTGACGCGGCATTGACCTGCGCCGCCACGCCACCGGACACCGACGTCTTCCTGAGCGACCTGGCCTACGTGTCGGCCAGCAACGGGTGGGGGCCGGTAGAACTCGACCGGAGCAACGGTCAACAGGGTCTGCGCGACGGCGGGACGTTAAGTCTCCGGGGGCAGACCTTCGACAGGGGCCTGGGTGTTCATGCTCCTTCCACCCTCGAATACGACCTGGGCCGCGCCTGTACGGCCTTCAGCGCCCACCTGGGCCTGGACGACGAGGCCGGGGGCCGGGGCAGCGTGGAATTTCAGGTCTTCGGTGACGGCAAAAAGCTGTATGACAGCGGCGTGGTGCGGGGCGACGCTCCGGTGCAGCTGGCCGGGGTGGATGTCACGGGGGTCCAGGCCCTCAAGCTGGTCGTCACGAATGGGGGCGACGACATCAACGACGATCACGCCGACTGGGCCGGTGCCCGGCTGAGGTGCGGGCTGAGTACAACTGGCACGCCCGGAACCCTCGATCCCGACTTCGGCAACGGGGGCCGGGCGGACGCAGGGGGCGTCGATGTCGTGACCGAGGACGACGGCGCCCTGGTGGTCCTGGACGCAAACTTCGGGGTCACGCGGCTCTCAAAGTCCGGCGTGGTGCTGGCCCAGGGAGCGGCCACCCTGGACGGCGAGGCCAGTGCCCTGGCCCGTCAACCGGACGGCGGGCTGATTGCCGTGGGCCACTCGGACGGTCAGATCACCGCGCTGCGCTACCGCCAGGATCTGACCCTGGACCCGACTTTCGGCCAGGGGGGTGTAGTCCGGCTCAGCCTGGGCACGCCCGGCCATTCCGCCGACAGCGATTCGGTTCGCTCGGCGGCCACCGATGTGGCGGTGCAGCCCGATGGCAAGATCGTGCTGGTGGGGTACGCCGCGCGGCCCTATTCACCCTTCCCCGACGTCACGCTCTCGGACGATGATTTCGCTGTCGTCCGGCTGGACAGCGGGGGCACACCCGATTCCAGCTTCGGTCAGGGGGGTGTGACCATCACCGCCCTGAACGGGCAACTGGGGGCCATGGAAGAATCTTCGGACCGCCTGTACAGCATGGTGCTGCAACCGGATGGGCGCATCGTGGTGGCCGGAGAGGCCCATTACGACGCCAACAACTACAGCGCGGTGGTGGCGCGCTATCTGAACAATGGAACGCTGGACCCGGCCTTCGCGCAGGACGGCGTTGCTTACGGGGATCTCGGTGAGCGCAACACTTTCCATGCGGTGGCCCTGGCTCCGGACGGCAGCATCGTGGCGGGCGGCGGCACACGGCGGTTTTTCACCAGCGCCCTGCTCCAACGCTTCAGTGCGGACGGCGTGGCCGGACCAGCGGTTCACTTCCAGTTCAAGGAGCCCGAAAATCCACTGGCCTATCAGACTGTCGTGACCACCCTGCTCACTCGGGAGGATGGCAGCGTCATCCTGGGCGGCTACGAGGACGGCGACACCTACGTCTCCAGATTCGATCAGACCCTGACGCAGGACCCGACTTTCGGAAACGCGCCGCAGGGCAATCTGCGGGTCAGTCCTGGTCTGGTGATCGCTCTGACCAGGGCTGCCGGGCGCAGCTTCATCGCAACGACGGCTCAGGCTACCGCTACCGGAACCGAGGGGCGGGGCACGCTGCGCCTCTTCTACTGA
- a CDS encoding response regulator produces the protein MSTVPVRVLLVDDHAVVRQGLRLFLGLDPDIEVVGEAGNGEEALSEAERLIPDVVVMDLMMPVMDGITATRALRRALPETEVIALTSTLEEHKVNGAIEAGAISYMLKDASSDTLAEAIHAAARGEVRLHPEAARRLVRDFRSSEMRETLTPKETIVLQLIARGHSNRDIAADQGVSEATVKTHVSRLLSKLELESRTQAALYALKHGIASLDGVEG, from the coding sequence ATGTCTACCGTTCCCGTTCGCGTTCTGCTCGTCGATGACCACGCCGTCGTGCGCCAGGGCCTGCGCCTGTTTCTGGGGCTGGACCCCGACATTGAAGTCGTGGGTGAGGCCGGCAACGGCGAGGAAGCCCTCTCGGAAGCCGAGCGCCTGATCCCCGACGTGGTGGTCATGGACCTGATGATGCCCGTGATGGACGGCATCACCGCCACCAGAGCGCTGCGCCGCGCCCTGCCCGAAACCGAGGTCATCGCCCTGACCAGCACCCTGGAAGAGCACAAGGTCAACGGCGCCATTGAGGCCGGGGCGATCAGCTACATGCTCAAAGACGCCTCCAGCGACACGCTGGCCGAGGCCATCCACGCCGCCGCGCGCGGGGAGGTCCGACTGCATCCTGAAGCGGCCCGCCGACTGGTCCGCGACTTCCGCAGCAGTGAAATGCGCGAGACCCTGACCCCCAAGGAAACCATCGTGCTGCAACTGATCGCACGCGGCCACAGCAACCGCGACATCGCCGCCGATCAGGGCGTCAGCGAGGCCACGGTCAAAACGCATGTCTCCCGCCTGTTGAGCAAACTGGAACTGGAAAGCCGCACGCAGGCGGCGCTGTACGCGCTGAAACACGGCATCGCCAGTCTCGACGGCGTGGAGGGGTAG